The following coding sequences are from one Primulina eburnea isolate SZY01 chromosome 15, ASM2296580v1, whole genome shotgun sequence window:
- the LOC140813880 gene encoding uncharacterized protein — translation MAAAAYALRHHLCSCQSTPLLLHFRNPRFHFHPLRLIPMSNNHLLRSWPLILCRSRQWDSNAESYNRNDEGEEAYDEFYDDTEQWTNVLRDYIDSIWILKVFRSFGWMLPPIILFLLLANGLKAFLMALALPVGQSTLAFTFQRIRNVGKNKSKRNTNTKKRKYRSRASRKVKPEEARVWAGSQGEIKRKKENPSWFSKNDVSQYNMDNKIANYGGWDEIETGGQA, via the exons ATGGCGGCGGCGGCCTATGCTCTCCGTCACCACCTATGTTCTTGCCAATCTACTCCGCTGCTGCTGCATTTCAGAAATCCCCGTTTCCACTTTCACCCTCTTCGCTTAATTCCCATGTCCAATAATCATCTCCTCCGTTCATGGCCACTTATACTTTGCAGGTCCCGTCAATGGGACTCCAACGCCGAATCTTACAACCGTAACGATGAAGGAGAAGAGGCATACGATGAGTTTTATGATGATACTGAACAGTGGACCAATGTTCTTCGAGATTATATCGACAGCATCTGGATTTTGAAG GTTTTTCGATCCTTTGGATGGATGCTTCCtcctataattttatttttgttgctgGCAAATGGTCTTAAAGCTTTTCTCATGGCACTAGCACTTCCCGTCGGACAGTCAACTCTCGCATTTACATTCCAGAGAATACGAAATGTAgggaaaaacaaatcaaaacgaaaTACTAACACAAAAAAGAGAAAATATCGCTCTCGTGCATCAAGGAAAGTTAAACCTGAAGAAGCCAGGGTATGGGCTGGAAGCCAAGGGGAAatcaaaagaaagaaagaaaatcccTCTTGGTTTTCGAAAAATGATGTTTCGCAGTATAACATGGACAATAAAATAGCTAATTATGGTGGTTGGGATGAGATAGAAACTGGCGGGCAAGCCTAG
- the LOC140815655 gene encoding uncharacterized protein — protein MKSDNFIKFIDNVESAALVEPFCSPSSLNPLLNPTPKSAPKFSDFFYSAADSNFYDGKSSVWRIELASATWFHVDALLTLQELEEGCTFSILLRHQKDNGLQHWFKNWQHLRKHKLTASTFGMAVGFWPRGRIKLWLEKLGFIEPFSGNLATCWSNIKEEEALERYKLITGNPISFPEFQVHGKKNPEDNWLAASPDGVVDSYIYGLPSHGVLEIKCPFFAGDMTRAYPWKRVPLYYIPQAQGLMEILDRDWMDMYVWTVHGSSLFRLYRNEEYWYVLKMALSDFWWKHVQPAKEICNTSVITNPLVELKSFRPAPKHELCSYIVHESKIVVDNSDLLMREIHGKLQY, from the exons ATGAAGTCTG ataattttataaagtttaTTGATAAT GTTGAGAGCGCGGCATTGGTAGAGCCGTTCTGCTCTCCTTCCTCCTTAAACCCTCTGTTAAACCCCACACCCAAATCCGCTCCTAAATTCTCAGACTTCTTCTACTCAGCTGCTGATTCCAATTTTTATGATGGTAAAT CATCTGTTTGGAGAATTGAGCTAGCCTCAGCTACTTGGTTTCATGTCGATGCTCTTTTGA CACTTCAAGAGCTTGAAGAAGGGTGTACTTTCTCCATTCTACTGCGGCACCAGAAG GACAACGGGCTTCAGCATTGGTTCAAAAATTGGCAACACCTGAGAAAACATAAACTAACAGCGAGTACGTTTGGCATGGCTGTTGGTTTCTGGCCTCGTGGACGAATCAAGTTGTGGCTAGAGAAGCTTGGGTTCATCGAACCATTTTCTGGTAACTTAGCTACGTGTTGGAGCAATATTAAGGAAGAGGAAGCTCTCGAAAGGTACAAGTTAATAACCGGAAATCCCATATCATTTCCTGAATTCCAGGTCCATGGAAAAAAGAATCCTGAAGATAATTGGCTTGCAGCTTCTCCTGATGGAGTTGTTGATAGCTATATTTATGGCTTGCCTTCACACGGGGTTCTTGAAATCAAATGTCCATTTTTTGCTGGTGATATGACCCGTGCCTACCCATGGAAACGAGTGCCACTTTATTATATCCCCCAAGCTCAAGGTTTAATGGAAATACTGGACCGAGATTGGATGGACATGTATGTTTGGACAGTTCATGGCAGTAGTTTGTTTAGGTTATATCGCAATGAGGAATATTGGTATGTTTTGAAAATGGCATTGTCTGATTTCTGGTGGAAGCATGTCCAGCCTGCAAAAGAGATATGCAATACATCAGTGATCACTAATCCTCTTGTAGAATTAAAATCATTCAGGCCAGCTCCGAAGCATGAATTATGCAGTTACATTGTGCATGAAAGCAAGATTGTCGTTGACAACTCTGACCTGCTGATGCGGGAAATTCATGGCAAGTTACAATACTGA